One Chloroflexota bacterium DNA segment encodes these proteins:
- the rplT gene encoding 50S ribosomal protein L20, giving the protein MPRVKGGIVTHRRHKKVLKLTKGHRATNRSLYRRAHESMLHALSYAYRHRRERKGDMRRLWICRINAAARLEGMSYSQFMNGLRKAQVGIDRKMIAEMAVKEPLAFSRLVAVAKGETVGT; this is encoded by the coding sequence TTGCCGCGGGTCAAAGGTGGAATAGTTACTCATCGTCGGCACAAGAAGGTATTGAAGCTGACCAAGGGACATCGGGCGACAAACCGCAGTCTCTACCGGCGAGCCCATGAATCGATGCTTCATGCGCTGAGCTACGCTTACCGCCATCGGCGAGAGCGTAAGGGAGATATGCGCCGCCTCTGGATTTGTCGTATCAACGCTGCTGCCCGGCTGGAGGGGATGTCATACTCTCAGTTCATGAATGGCTTGAGGAAAGCCCAGGTAGGAATAGATCGCAAGATGATTGCCGAAATGGCTGTAAAAGAACCTCTTGCCTTCTCGCGCTTGGTGGCAGTGGCCAAAGGGGAAACCGTAGGCACATAA
- the rpmI gene encoding 50S ribosomal protein L35: protein MPKMKTHKAAKRRLRVTGSGKIMHSKIGKSHLRRKKAPRVKRQYSRDVVLDPANEKRIRRLLPYG, encoded by the coding sequence ATGCCTAAGATGAAAACACATAAGGCGGCCAAGCGGCGTTTGCGCGTCACTGGCAGCGGGAAGATTATGCATAGCAAGATAGGGAAAAGCCATCTGCGACGCAAGAAAGCGCCGCGTGTTAAACGTCAGTATTCGCGGGATGTAGTACTTGATCCTGCGAATGAGAAGCGTATAAGACGGCTTTTGCCTTACGGATAA
- a CDS encoding translation initiation factor IF-3 → MAKAVRVNQQIRAKEVLVIGEDSERVGVMSVAEALQLARERNLDLVEVASTAVPPVCRLLDYGRYKYEQAKKERESRKGRKASAVREVRLRPRIGGQDLDCKIRLIERLVTEGDKVKVTVVFRGREVTRPELGKKVLQEVLKGLKGKAVVDQPLAVEEKSLSLFFAPLKVTAAKKAVAEASDA, encoded by the coding sequence ATAGCTAAAGCAGTACGCGTCAACCAGCAGATCAGAGCTAAAGAGGTTCTGGTGATTGGGGAAGATAGTGAGCGGGTGGGGGTTATGTCCGTGGCGGAGGCCTTGCAGTTAGCCAGAGAGCGGAATCTGGATTTGGTGGAGGTTGCTTCTACGGCTGTTCCCCCTGTGTGTCGCCTACTGGATTATGGAAGATACAAGTATGAGCAGGCCAAGAAGGAGCGGGAGTCCAGGAAGGGACGGAAGGCTTCTGCTGTGCGGGAGGTTCGTCTCAGACCGAGGATTGGAGGCCAGGATCTGGATTGCAAGATTCGATTGATCGAGCGACTGGTTACCGAGGGAGACAAGGTTAAGGTAACGGTGGTTTTCAGAGGCAGAGAGGTTACTCGCCCTGAGTTAGGCAAGAAGGTATTACAGGAAGTACTGAAAGGACTGAAAGGTAAGGCTGTTGTCGATCAGCCATTAGCTGTAGAGGAGAAGAGTTTGAGCTTGTTCTTTGCTCCACTTAAGGTGACGGCGGCCAAAAAGGCTGTTGCCGAGGCTTCCGATGCCTAA